The following proteins are encoded in a genomic region of Glycine soja cultivar W05 chromosome 17, ASM419377v2, whole genome shotgun sequence:
- the LOC114393894 gene encoding proteasome subunit alpha type-1-A-like, with amino-acid sequence MFRNQYDTDVTTWSPAGRLFQVEYAMEAVKQGSAAIGLRSKTHVVLACVNKANSELSSHQKKIFKVDNHIGVAIAGLTADGRVLSRYMRSECINYNYTYESPLPVGRLVVQLADKAQVCTQRSWKRPYGVGLLVAGLDESGAHLYYNCPSGNYFEYQAFAIGSRSQAAKTYLERRFENFVGSSREDLIKDALIATRESLQGEKLRSSVCTIAVVGVGEPFHILDPETVQQLIDTFEIVREEEAAPAEEEAQPAAEQDAPADQGAAAADQGAAAAVDQGGSPMDI; translated from the exons ATGTTCAGAAACCAGTACGACACGGACGTGACCACATGGAGCCCTGCGGGGAGGCTGTTCCAGGTGGAGTACGCTATGGAGGCGGTGAAGCAGGGCTCGGCGGCGATAGGGCTCCGATCGAAGACCCACGTGGTCCTCGCATGCGTCAACAAGGCCAACTCCGAACTCTCCTCGCACCAGAAGAAGATCTTCAAGGTCGACAATCACATCGGCGTCGCCATCGCCGGCCTCACCGCCGATGGCCGCGTCCTCTCCCGCTACATGAGATCCGAATGCATCAACTATAATTACACCTACGAGTCGCCGCTCCCCGTCGGCAGACTAGTCGTTCAGCTCGCCGATAAGGCTCAG GTTTGCACACAGCGGTCTTGGAAACGTCCTTATGGGGTTGGACTCCTGGTAGCTGGATTAGATGAATCAGGAGCTCACCTCTATTACAACTGTCCCAGTGGAAACTATTTTGAATATCAGGCTTTTGCTATTGGGTCTCGCTCTCAAGCTGCTAAGACATATTTGGAACGCAGGTTTGAGAATTTCGTGGGTTCTTCGAGAGAAGATCTGATCAAAGATGCACTTATTGCAACTAGGGAGTCCTTGCAAGGTGAAAAACTCAGGAGTTCTGTGTGCACAATTGCTGTTGTTGGAGTTGGTGAGCCTTTCCACATTTTGGATCCAGAAACTGTTCAACAGTTGATTGATACTTTTGAGATTGTGAGGGAGGAAGAAGCCGCTCCAGCCGAAGAAGAAGCTCAGCCAGCAGCCGAACAGGATGCTCCCGCAGATCAGggtgctgctgctgctgatcaAGGTGCTGCTGCTGCTGTAGACCAAGGTGGTTCTCCTATGGAcatctaa
- the LOC114392465 gene encoding uncharacterized protein LOC114392465 → MGAEPLSKNEVALAQTQAPFVLGLQPSALVDHVARVDWSLLDQIPGEHGGSIPVELGELEHILREVKIHIVSCHDNDDDDYPSSHIKTLAGGSVANTIRGLSNGFGISSGIIGACGDDEQGKLFDHNMSSNGVDLSRLRKKKGHTAQCVCLVDDLGNRTMRPCLSNAVKVQAEELAKEDFKGSKWLVLRYAILNLEVIQAAILLAKQEGLLVSLDLASFEMVRNFKQPLLKLLESGNIDLCFANEDEATELLRGEQNADPATAVEFLAKYCQWAVVTLGPNGCIAKHGNEIARVPAIGEAKAIDATGAGDLFASGFLYGVIKGLSLEECCKVGACSGGSVVRSLGGQVTLENRHWMYKQMQIKDLPTPDTIQITNE, encoded by the exons ATGGGAGCAGAACCTTTGTCCAAGAACGAGGTTGCACTTGCACAAACACAAGCTCCCTTCGTTCTTGGGCTCCAACCTTCAGCACTTGTTGACCACGTGGCACGTGTGGATTGGTCCTTGCTCGATCAAATTCCCGGTGAACATGGTGGCTCCATACCT GTTGAGCTTGGAGAGCTTGAACATATACTAAGGGAGGTGAAAATTCATATTGTCTCATGCCAtgacaatgatgatgatgattatcctTCTTCTCACATTAAGACCTTGGCTGGAGGCAGTGTTGCTAACACGATTCGAGGTCTAAGTAATGGGTTTGGGATTTCTAGTGGAATTATTGGGGCGTGTGGGGATGATGAGCAAGGGAAGTTGTTTGACCATAACATGAGCTCCAATGGAGTTGACCTCTCTAGACTCAGGAAGAAGAAAGGACACACAGCACAG TGTGTTTGTTTGGTTGATGACTTGGGAAACCGTACCATGCGGCCCTGTCTCtcaaatgctgtgaaagttCAG GCAGAGGAATTGGCCAAAGAGGATTTTAAGGGCTCCAAG TGGTTGGTGTTAAGATATGCAATACTTAATTTGGAAGTTATTCAAGCAGCCATTCTTTTAGCAAAACAGGAAGGTCTTCTTGTTTCCTTAGACTTGGCCAGCTTTGAG atggttaggaattttaAACAACCACTTCTGAAGCTACTGGAGTCTGGGAATATAGACCTTTGCTTTGCCAATGAGGATGAGGCAACAGAGCTTCTAAG GGGAGAACAAAATGCTGATCCAGCAACTGCTGTAGAATTTCTTGCCAAATACTGCCAATGGGCCGTAGTAACCCTGGGTCCTAATGGATGCATTGCTAAACATGGAAACGAG ATTGCACGGGTCCCGGCCATAGGCGAAGCCAAGGCAATTGATGCAACAGGGGCAGGGGATCTTTTTGCAAGTGGATTTTTGTATGGAGTGATCAAAGGTCTGTCTCTTGAAGAGTGCTGCAAAGTGGGAGCATGCAGTGGTGGGTCTGTTGTTCGCTCTCTTGGCGGCCAAGTCACGCTGGAGAATCGCCACTGGATGTACAAACAAATGCAAATAAAGGATCTTCCCACACCTGATACAATCCAAATAACTAATGAATAG
- the LOC114392892 gene encoding dihydroflavonol 4-reductase-like, protein MGSSSASESVCVTGASGFIGSWLVMRLIERGYTVRATVRDPANMKKVKHLVELPGAKTKLSLWKADLAQEGSFDEAIKGCTGVFHVATPMDFDSKDPENEVIKPTINGLLDIMKACVKAKTVRRLVFTSSAGTVDVTEHPNPVIDENCWSDVDFCTRVKMTGWMYFVSKTLAEQEAWKYAKEHNIDFISVIPPLVVGPFLMPTMPPSLITALSLITGNESHYHIIKQGQFVHLDDLCLGHIFVFENPKAEGRYICCSHEATIHDIAKLLNQKYPEYNVLTKFKNIPDELDIIKFSSKKITDLGFKFKYSLEDMFTGAVETCREKGLLPKPEETTVNNVLLPKPAETTVNDTMQK, encoded by the exons ATGGGTTCAAGTTCAGCATCCGAAAGTGTTTGCGTTACAGGAGCCTCTGGTTTCATCGGGTCATGGCTTGTCATGAGACTCATCGAGCGTGGCTACACGGTCCGAGCCACTGTACGCGATCCAG CTAACATGAAGAAGGTGAAGCATTTGGTGGAGCTTCCAGGTGCAAAGACCAAATTGTCTCTGTGGAAGGCTGATCTTGCTCAAGAGGGAAGCTTTGATGAAGCCATTAAAGGCTGCACTGGAGTTTTCCACGTGGCAACCCCCATGGATTTTGACTCCAAGGACCCTGAG AATGAAGTGATAAAGCCTACAATAAACGGATTGCTAGACATCATGAAAGCATGCGTGAAGGCCAAAACTGTCCGAAGGCTTGTATTCACTTCCTCAGCGGGAACTGTGGATGTTACGGAACACCCAAACCCTGTCATCGATGAGAACTGTTGGAGCGATGTTGACTTCTGCACAAGGGTCAAAATGACTGGttgg ATGTATTTTGTTTCAAAGACCCTGGCGGAGCAAGAAGCGTGGAAATATGCCAAAGAGCACAACATAGACTTTATATCAGTCATTCCACCCCTTGTCGTTGGCCCCTTTCTTATGCCAACAATGCCACCTAGCCTAATCACTGCTCTTTCACTAATCACAG GAAATGAGTCCCATTACCATATCATAAAGCAGGGCCAGTTCGTACACTTAGATGACCTTTGTCTTGGTCATATATTCGTGTTCGAGAATCCAAAAGCCGAAGGGAGGTACATATGCTGTTCACACGAGGCAACCATTCATGACATTGCAAAACTGCTTAACCAAAAATACCCTGAGTATAATGTCCTTACTAA GTTCAAGAATATTCCAGATGAATTGGacattattaaattttcttcGAAGAAGATCACAGACTTGGGCTTCAAATTTAAGTACAGCTTAGAGGATATGTTTACTGGAGCCGTTGAAACCTGCAGAGAAAAAGGGCTTCTTCCTAAACCTGAAGAAACTACAGTTAATAATGTGCTTCTTCCTAAACCTGCAGAAACTACAGTTAATGACACTATGCAGAAATAA
- the LOC114392212 gene encoding uncharacterized protein LOC114392212, translating to MGSLMAGWYSTHMDPQSATLKRNRSLTKDEIDAYWKSKKKIEEEHLRAISNVSETIQASKNTEPEKKLQKSMTMPVTRARDYLNMVDIDTSLEQLIKRNGWWTKSSWAFLNEPPVTEAASNKYASQFHVASMGSSKFNPRDGISA from the exons ATGGGTTCTCTTATGGCAGGATGGTATTCTACCCACATGGATCCTCAATCAG CCACACTTAAAAGGAACCGCTCACTCACTAAGGATGAAATTGATGCTTActggaaatcaaagaagaagatagaggaagaacaccttagAGCTATTTCCAATGTGTCAGAGACTATTCAG GCTAGCAAAAACACAGAGCCTGAAAAGAAGTTGCAGAAGTCAATGACCATGCCAGTTACCCGTGCACGGGACTACTTAAATATGGTGGACATTGACACAAGTTTGGAGCAACTTATTAAGCGAAATGGCTG GTGGACCAAGAGTAGCTGGGCGTTTCTGAATGAGCCTCCAGTGACTGAAGCTGCGTCCAATAAGTATGCATCGCAGTTTCACGTAGCAAGCATGGGATCATCAAAATTTAACCCCCGAGATGGAATTAGtgcttga